A window of Peromyscus eremicus chromosome 7, PerEre_H2_v1, whole genome shotgun sequence contains these coding sequences:
- the LOC131914081 gene encoding olfactory receptor 7G2-like, whose protein sequence is MELKNHTALSEFHLLGLTDSHKLLPLIFTMFLSMYLITVLGNLLIIMAISSGSQLHTPMYLFLSILSINDICYSTVTIPKMLVNIQAQDDSISYIECLSQICFVSIFGGMENFLLAVMAYDRYVAICKPLRYTVIMNPFSCVLMVLFSLFLSIMDALLHSLMVLRLSFCTELEIPHFFCELAQIIKLACSDTFLNNFLIFVAAFIFGGGPVCGIAFSYIYIVSSVLRMPSSSGRHRAFSTCASHLSVVSLFYGTGFGVYISSAVTESLRNTAIASMMYSVVPPLLNPFIYSLRNREMKEALRKLVGRFIYLL, encoded by the coding sequence ATGGAACTGAAAAATCACACAGCACTTTCAGAATTTCATCTGCTTGGACTGACAGACAGTCACAAACTTCTGCCCCTCATCTTCACCATGTTCCTCTCCATGTATCTGATCACAGTTCTTGGAAACCTGCTTATCATCATGGCCATCAGCTCTGGGTCTCAactgcacacacccatgtacctCTTCCTCTCTATTCTGTCCATTAATGACATTTGTTACAGTACAGTCACAATCCCCAAAATGCTGGTCAACATTCAAGCACAAGATGACAGCATAAGTTACATAGAATGTCTCTCTCAAATTTGCTTTGTTTCAATTTTTGGTGGCATGGAAAATTTTCTCCTGGCagtgatggcctatgaccgctatgtggccatttgCAAACCCTTGAGGTATACAGTCATCATGAAccctttttcctgtgtcctgatgGTTCTATTCTCCCTTTTCCTTAGTATTATGGATGCACTACTCCATAGTCTGATGGTCCTGAGACTTTCCTTCTGCACAGAACTAGAAATCCCCCACTTtttctgtgagcttgctcagattatCAAGCTTGCCTGTTCTGATACATTTCTTAATAATTTCTTGATATTTGTTGCAGCTTTTATCTTTGGAGGTGGTCCTGTCTGTGGAATTgctttttcatacatttatattgTATCTTCAGTCTTGAGAATGCCATCTTCTAGTGGAAGGCACAGAGCCTTTTCTACTTGTGCATCACATCTGTCTGTTGTTTCCTTATTCTATGGGACAGGTTTTGGGGTGTACATCAGCTCTGCAGTAACAGAATCTCTCCGAAACACAGCAATAGCTTCCATGATGTATAGTGTAGTTCCTCCATTGCTGAATCCCTTTATCTATAGCCTACGAAATAGGGAAATGAAGGAAGCCTTGAGGAAACTTGTTGGTAGATTCATCTATCTTCTGTGA